A genomic region of Phragmites australis chromosome 2, lpPhrAust1.1, whole genome shotgun sequence contains the following coding sequences:
- the LOC133909693 gene encoding transcription factor PCL1-like, whose amino-acid sequence MGQEAPDDYELAMLGGGEDERVMEWEAGLPGADELTPLSQPLVPPGLAAAFRVPPEPGRTLLDVHRASAATVSRLRCASSSSSSSFPAFQTGAGAGAGARADEADSSAGGATPSAATNSSKRPRLVWTPQLHKRFVDVVAHLGIKNAVPKTIMQLMNVEGLTRENVASHLQKYRLYVKRMQGLSNEAPSPSDHIFASTPVPHSLVHEVPVRTPYAAAAMYHHVPMGVAVGMVPMNNGHHQNGYGHGHVSSYSQQAQVYHHGHGGK is encoded by the coding sequence ATGGGCCAGGAGGCTCCCGACGATTACGAGCTGGCCATgctgggcggcggcgaggacgagCGGGTTATGGAGTGGGAGGCAGGCCTCCCGGGCGCCGACGAGCTCACCCCGCTCTCCCAGCCGCTGGTCCCGCCGGGGCTCGCCGCGGCGTTCCGCGTCCCGCCGGAGCCTGGGCGCACGCTGCTGGACGTGCACCGCGCGTCGGCGGCGACGGTGTCCCGGCTGCGGtgcgcgtcgtcgtcgtcgtcgagctCGTTCCCGGCCTTTCAGACAGGGGCAGGGGCAGGGGCAGGGGCGAGGGCGGACGAGGCGGACTCTTCGGCGGGCGGAGCGACGCCTTCGGCAGCAACGAACAGCTCGAAGCGGCCGCGGCTGGTGTGGACGCCGCAGCTGCACAAGCGGTTCGTGGACGTGGTGGCGCACCTGGGGATCAAGAACGCGGTGCCCAAGACGATCATGCAGCTGATGAACGTGGAGGGGCTGACGCGGGAGAACGTGGCGAGCCACCTGCAGAAGTACCGGCTGTACGTGAAGCGGATGCAGGGGCTGTCCAACGAGGCGCCGTCCCCCTCCGACCACATCTTCGCCTCCACGCCGGTGCCCCACAGCCTGGTGCACGAGGTGCCGGTGCGCACGCCCTACGCCGCCGCGGCCATGTACCACCACGTCCCCATGGGCGTCGCCGTGGGGATGGTGCCCATGAACAACGGCCACCATCAGAACGGGTACGGGCACGGGCACGTCTCCTCCTACTCGCAGCAGGCGCAGGTGTACCACCACGGCCACGGCGGCAAATAG
- the LOC133909691 gene encoding glycerol-3-phosphate dehydrogenase [NAD(+)]-like, which produces MENGHAKYRVAVIGSGNWGSVASRLLASNTAKLPSFYDEVRMWVFEEILPTGKKLSESINQENENCKYLPGIKLGTNVIADPDLESAVKDANMLVFATPHQFAEGICKKLVGKLRPGAEAISLIKGMEVKMEGPCMISKLIADTLGINCCVLMGANIANEIAVEKFSEATIGYRKDKEVATRWAKLFTTPYFLVSVVEDIEGVELCGTLKNIVAIAAGLVDGLDMGNNTKAAIMRIGLREMCAFSKLLFPSVRDNTFFESCGVADLITTCLGGRNRRVAEAFARNGGKRSFDELEAEMLHGQKLQGVSTAREVYEVLIYRGWQELFPLLSTVHEICIGQLPPTSIVEYSEHTPNLSIIGGPTPCY; this is translated from the exons ATGGAGAACGGGCACGCCAAGTACCGGGTGGCCGTCATTGGCAGCGGCAACTGGGGCAGCGTCGCCTCCCGCCTACTCGCCTCCAACACCGCCAAATTGCCATCCTTCTATG ATGAAGTAAGGATGTGGGTGTTTGAAGAAATACTGCCAACGGGCAAGAAGCTATCTGAGTCCATTAATCAAGAAAAT GAGAACTGCAAATACTTACCGGGTATAAAGCTTGGAACTAATGTTATTGCTGATCCCGACTTGGAGAGTGCAG TCAAAGACGCGAATATGCTGGTTTTTGCGACTCCCCATCAATTTGCGGAGGGCATATGTAAGAAGCTCGTAGGCAAGCTAAGACCAGGAGCTGAGGCTATCTCCCTCATCAAGGGCATGGAAGTCAAGATGGAAGGACCGTGCATGATATCTAAATTAATTGCGGATACACTTGGAATCAATTGTTGTGTTCTCATGGGTGCTAACATTGCAAATGAG ATTGCGGTTGAGAAGTTCAGTGAAGCAACAATTGGATATAGGAAAGATAAGGAAGTGGCAACCCGATGGGCCAAACTTTTCACCACACCATACTTCCTAGTTTCTGTT GTAGAAGATATTGAAGGAGTAGAGCTATGTGGAACGCTGAAAAATATTGTGGCCATTGCAGCAG GCCTTGTTGATGGCTTGGATATGGGAAATAATACAAAG GCTGCAATAATGAGGATTGGCTTGCGGGAAATGTGTGCATTCTCTAAGCTTCTGTTTCCTTCAGTCAGAGATAACACATTCTTTGAGAGCTGTGGTGTGGCTGACCTAATAACTACATGCC TTGGTGGCAGAAACAGAAGAGTGGCTGAGGCCTTTGCAAGAAACGGTGGCAAAAG ATCTTTTGATGAGCTGGAGGCAGAGATGTTGCATGGCCAAAAACTTCAG GGAGTGTCCACAGCAAGAGAAGTTTATGAAGTCTTAATTTATCGAGGGTGGCAAGAGCTGTTTCCTCTGTTATCAACAGTACATGAGATTTGTATTGGACAATTGCCTCCTACATCAATAGTTGAATACAGTGAGCACACGCCCAACCTCTCCATCATCGGTGGTCCTACTCCATGCTACTGA
- the LOC133909690 gene encoding cytochrome b5-like codes for MSSKVYTLEEVAKHNTKDDCWLIIGGKVYNVTNFLEDHPGGDDVLLSSTAKDATDDFKDVGHSTTARAMMDEYLVGEIDATTIPTKVKYTPPKQPHYNQDKTPEFVIKILRFLVPLAILGLAVAVRIYTKSESA; via the exons atgtcGTCCAAGGTGTACACCCTCGAGGAGGTCGCCAAGCACAACACCAAGGACGACTGCTGGCTCATCATCGGCGGCAAG GTGTACAATGTGACCAACTTTTTGGAGGATCACCCAGGAGGCGATGATGTTCTGCTGTCTTCAACTG CCAAAGATGCTACTGACGACTTTAAAGATGTGGGCCACAGCACCACTGCTCGTGCAATGATGGACGAGTACTTAGTTGGTGAAATCGATGCGACCACAATACCCACTAAGGTGAAGTACACGCCCCCCAAGCAGCCACATTATAACCAAGATAAGACCCCCGAGTTCGTCATCAAGATCCTGCGGTTTTTGGTCCCCTTGGCAATATTAGGCTTGGCCGTCGCTGTAAGGATCTACACCAAGTCGGAATCCGCTTAG